A single genomic interval of Apis cerana isolate GH-2021 linkage group LG14, AcerK_1.0, whole genome shotgun sequence harbors:
- the LOC108003180 gene encoding DNA ligase 1-like: MDVSLLFQHSQYALPVGIVLICAILVFVFGFKKAEQPPFAQLSVGSDVDRKFTNKKRIKIKEKKSANGQIVIEKTSPIKKSISTKTEVSKKVVSKPNDTEGKLKERKQEDNKISITKKDKDQVLIKVGKENKIEQVKNKKNLKNLFQEKPIDFDEGDWEQAYSKKDKKNKKKEEESPSKKNKKNTKKIDLINEEVIKQKVSEKVEIKDKIIKETENKELKEKDKKDVILTPISNEEISKEKEQQKEEQSKNEKIEKEEKKSGKSKKGKKISENENIPIMIVSTPKVDNKIQEQRTKKKDDNIEKELDNFEEKNPNVMQTQEKSGPVFDELGDIWTEAKPQKKSKKKARKDN; the protein is encoded by the exons ATGGACGTCAGCTTGCTATTTCAGCATTCGCAATATGCATTACCTGTGGGTATCGTGCTTATATGTGCGATTCTCGTTTTCGTCTTTGGTTTCAAGAAGGCTGAACAACCACCTTTTGCACAGCTTTCGGTAGGCTCCGACGTGGACCGGAAATTTACCAATAAGAAACGTATCAAGATCAAAGAAAAG aaatctgCTAATGgtcaaattgtaattgaaaagaCAAGtcctattaaaaaaagtatatcaaCAAAGACAGAAGTTTCAAAAAAAGTTGTATCTAAACCAAATGATACTGaaggaaaattaaaggaacgaaaacaagaagataataaaatttctataacaaagaaagataaagatcaAGTTCTTATAAAAGTTggtaaagaaaacaaaattgaacaagtaaaaaataaaaagaatttaaaaaacttatttcaaGAGAAACCAATAGACTTTGATGAAG gtGATTGGGAACAAGCTTATtccaaaaaagataaaaaaaataaaaaaaaagaggaagaatctccttcaaagaaaaacaaaaagaatactaagaagattgatttaattaatgaagaagtaattaaacaaaaggtttcagaaaaagtagaaattaaagataaaattataaaggaaacagaaaataaagaattaaaagagaaagataaaaaagatgtgATACTTACACCTATTTCCAATGAGGAAAtatctaaagaaaaagaacagcAAAAAGAAGAACAATCTAAG aatgaaaaaatagaaaaagaagaaaaaaaaagtggaaaatcaaagaaaggaaaaaaaatttctgaaaatgaaaatatcccTATAATGATTGTATCTACACCAAAAGTAGATAATAAAATCCAAGAACAAAGGACAAAAAAGAAGGATGacaatatagaaaaagaactagataattttgaagaaaaaaatcctaATGTTATGCAAACACAAGAAAAAAGTGGTCCTGTGTTTGATGAATTAGGag atatctgGACAGAAGCCAAACctcaaaagaaaagtaaaaagaaagctcgtaaagataattga
- the LOC108003182 gene encoding uncharacterized protein DDB_G0284459 isoform X3, translated as MGERERTYPDGTRMSLMETKDKQSPSKPFRASGHYGSTISLKSLGTESSGNSGTNVKYLDCNGGSLINLHEQTEASQIRHRSPSLPPIYNKDQQQYLCQDQQRDFAIERLHYNSKKPQRLYDRCENSKNNRYGLQAEEREGETSGYASDSVEAPASVKGTFLPDCKPSGTEMAEKMWQNPYQTTPESSLPPSRRLSDGRIGELNRPRWGSVWGQETSRGDPPPPSWLSRLGHSSQVLVINHESASSSDCSTVGSIGSDNKTYLRGQNIPVDTNILQEREAKRQKALELQNAIKKQLEEKDRQKKEEKEQRLREERLEEERIKREREREKERFEEEQKRLKEREAAKLRQAEAMREVLEAAERLAKEQKKFRRKSEKTNEENSIISSRSSESNTLNENQFNENYLNANQQNLTINNDDVKDKKIKQEILNEKENNNFNNNNNNNNNNNNEIFTDNNDNNNILEELEQNNIKAVQVPVSKDVAIVLSGRLEDSELLNKANLQLVNLVLTPTPRQLENNSNTNLSVGLNSLIQNIGNSNFTSNSFKIPPVIVENRLLTPSKYRITNGRDFGTQTDVENDSQDFLEKMQNCTIKDISVKDHKDATNASKRDIEKSTNIDLPEDIIVKTFPRSKSMPRRTIESRPQWNANRPGTRYRTQSEKDPHYQRRLRMRRRQIESSDERSRSPSPDRRKFINTKSKIRTLNKSKVKIATYDADLSMDSLNSTIIPLRTDKNGRIIIEENKCEHNDKIRLNTHINDIENIKELQNGNSNIWCGQEILSKLSTLKNGLLMKQMEWNSERCLISPVASEIY; from the exons ATGGGCGAAAGAGAGAG AACCTATCCGGATGGCACAAGAATGTCCTTAATGGAAACGAAAGACAAGCAGTCACCCTCGAAACCTTTCCGTGCTAGTGGACATTACGGAAGTACCATCAGCTTGAAGAGTTTGGGAACTGAAAGTTCCGGAAACAGCGGcacaaatgtaaaatatctGGATTGCAATGGTGGTAGCTTGATAAATTTACACGAGCAAACGGAAGCATCGCAAATCAGGCACAGAAGTCCAAGTTTACCACCAATTTATAACAAGGATCAACAGCAATATCTTTGTCAG GATCAACAACGAGATTTCGCTATAGAAAGATTGCATTACAATTCCAAAAAACCTCAACGACTATACGATCGttgtgaaaattcaaaaaataatcgttatgGTCTGCAAGCTGAAGAACGCGAAGGAGAGACTTCCGGCTATGCCAGTGATTCTGTAGAGGCACCTGCATCAGTGAAAGGAA caTTTTTACCTGATTGCAAGCCATCAGGAACGGAAATGGCCGAAAAGATGTGGCAAAATCCTTATCAAACAACACCTGAGAGTTCATTACCACCATCAAGGAGATTATCTGATGGTAGAATAGGAGAACTTAACAGGCCAAGGTGGGGTAGTGTCTGGGGTCAAGAGACTTCGCGAGGAGATCCACCACCACCTTCTTGGTTGTCAAGATTAGGACATTCGAGTCAA GTTTTAGTTATTAATCACGAGAGTGCAAGCAGTTCAGATTGCTCGACAGTTGGCTCAATTGGATCTGATAATAAAACTTATCTTCGTGGTCAAAATATTCCTGTTGATACTAATATTCTTCAAGAAAGAGAAGCAAAGAGACAGAAAGCTCTAGAACTTCAGAATGCGATTAAAAAGCAACTTGAAGAGAAAGATCgacagaaaaaagaagaaaaagaacaaagatTGAGAGAAGAACGATTAGAAGAAGAACGAATcaaacgagaaagagaaagagagaaagaaag aTTCGAAGAAGAACAAAAAAGACTAAAAGAACGAGAAGCGGCTAAATTAAGACAAGCCGAAGCAATGCGTGAAGTTTTAGAAGCAGCAGAACGTTTGgcaaaagaacaaaaaaaatttcgacgtAAAAGCGAAAAAActaatgaagaaaattctattatatcctCTAGAAGTTCTGAATCTAATactttaaatgaaaatcagtttaatgaaaattatctaaatgcaaatcaacaaaatctaactattaataatgatgatgttaaagataaaaaaattaaacaagaaattttaaatgaaaaagaaaataataatttcaataataataataataataataataataataataatgaaatatttaccgataacaatgataataataatatattagaagaattggaacagaataatataaaagctgTTCAAGTTCCTGTCAGTAAAGATGTGGCGATTGTACTAAGTGGTCGACTCGAAGATTCAGAATTACTCAATAAAGCGAATTTGCAATTAGTTAATTTAGTGTTAACTCCAACACCAAGACAactagaaaataattctaacacAAATTTATCTGTAGGCTTGAACAGTCTTATACAGAACATaggaaattcgaattttacttcaaattctttcaaaattccaCCAGTGATCGTAGAAAACAGATTGCTCACACCAAGCAAGTATAGGATTACAAATGGTCGAGATTTTGGTACACAAACAGATGTAGAGAATGATTCTCAAGATTTTCTGGAGAAAATGCAGAACTGCACCATTAAGGATATCTCTGTGAAGGACCATAAGGATGCAACAAATGCTAGTAAAAGGGATATTGAAAA GTCCACTAACATTGATTTGCCAGAAGATATTATCGTGAAAACTTTCCCTCGATCAAAATCTATGCCCAGAAGAACTATTGAATCTAGACCACAATGGAATGCTAatag accAGGAACTCGTTATCGCACGCAGAGTGAAAAAGATCCTCATTATCAACGTCGATTACGAATGAGAAGACGTCAAATCGAATCTAGCGATGAACGCTCTAG ATCACCATCTCctgatagaagaaaatttataaacactaaatcgaaaattcgaacattaaataaatcaaaagtaaaaattgctACCTACGATGCAGATCTTTCGATGGATAGTTTGAATTCTACTATTATACCATTACGAACcgataaaaatggaagaatcattattgaagaaaataaatgtgaacataatgataaaattcgattaaacactcatattaatgatattgaaaatattaaagaattacaaAATGGAAATTCTAATATCTGGTGCGgacaagaaattttatccaaattatctaccttgaaaaat ggCCTTTTAATGAAGCAAATGGAATGGAATTCCGAGAGATGTCTAATCTCTCCCGTTGCATCAGAAATCTATTAA
- the LOC108003182 gene encoding uncharacterized protein DDB_G0284459 isoform X2 — MIGRTSLVEQKRIQWAKEREEMARLGGSWGLLKNNVNIRTNIRTYPDGTRMSLMETKDKQSPSKPFRASGHYGSTISLKSLGTESSGNSGTNVKYLDCNGGSLINLHEQTEASQIRHRSPSLPPIYNKDQQQYLCQDQQRDFAIERLHYNSKKPQRLYDRCENSKNNRYGLQAEEREGETSGYASDSVEAPASVKGTFLPDCKPSGTEMAEKMWQNPYQTTPESSLPPSRRLSDGRIGELNRPRWGSVWGQETSRGDPPPPSWLSRLGHSSQVLVINHESASSSDCSTVGSIGSDNKTYLRGQNIPVDTNILQEREAKRQKALELQNAIKKQLEEKDRQKKEEKEQRLREERLEEERIKREREREKERFEEEQKRLKEREAAKLRQAEAMREVLEAAERLAKEQKKFRRKSEKTNEENSIISSRSSESNTLNENQFNENYLNANQQNLTINNDDVKDKKIKQEILNEKENNNFNNNNNNNNNNNNEIFTDNNDNNNILEELEQNNIKAVQVPVSKDVAIVLSGRLEDSELLNKANLQLVNLVLTPTPRQLENNSNTNLSVGLNSLIQNIGNSNFTSNSFKIPPVIVENRLLTPSKYRITNGRDFGTQTDVENDSQDFLEKMQNCTIKDISVKDHKDATNASKRDIEKSTNIDLPEDIIVKTFPRSKSMPRRTIESRPQWNANRPGTRYRTQSEKDPHYQRRLRMRRRQIESSDERSRSPSPDRRKFINTKSKIRTLNKSKVKIATYDADLSMDSLNSTIIPLRTDKNGRIIIEENKCEHNDKIRLNTHINDIENIKELQNGNSNIWCGQEILSKLSTLKNGLLMKQMEWNSERCLISPVASEIY; from the exons ATGATTGGGAGAACATCATTAGTGGAACAAAAAAGGATCCAATGGGCGAAAGAGAGAG AAGAAATGGCACGTCTTGGCGGAAGTTGGGGTCttctgaaaaataatgttaatatccGCACCAACATCcg AACCTATCCGGATGGCACAAGAATGTCCTTAATGGAAACGAAAGACAAGCAGTCACCCTCGAAACCTTTCCGTGCTAGTGGACATTACGGAAGTACCATCAGCTTGAAGAGTTTGGGAACTGAAAGTTCCGGAAACAGCGGcacaaatgtaaaatatctGGATTGCAATGGTGGTAGCTTGATAAATTTACACGAGCAAACGGAAGCATCGCAAATCAGGCACAGAAGTCCAAGTTTACCACCAATTTATAACAAGGATCAACAGCAATATCTTTGTCAG GATCAACAACGAGATTTCGCTATAGAAAGATTGCATTACAATTCCAAAAAACCTCAACGACTATACGATCGttgtgaaaattcaaaaaataatcgttatgGTCTGCAAGCTGAAGAACGCGAAGGAGAGACTTCCGGCTATGCCAGTGATTCTGTAGAGGCACCTGCATCAGTGAAAGGAA caTTTTTACCTGATTGCAAGCCATCAGGAACGGAAATGGCCGAAAAGATGTGGCAAAATCCTTATCAAACAACACCTGAGAGTTCATTACCACCATCAAGGAGATTATCTGATGGTAGAATAGGAGAACTTAACAGGCCAAGGTGGGGTAGTGTCTGGGGTCAAGAGACTTCGCGAGGAGATCCACCACCACCTTCTTGGTTGTCAAGATTAGGACATTCGAGTCAA GTTTTAGTTATTAATCACGAGAGTGCAAGCAGTTCAGATTGCTCGACAGTTGGCTCAATTGGATCTGATAATAAAACTTATCTTCGTGGTCAAAATATTCCTGTTGATACTAATATTCTTCAAGAAAGAGAAGCAAAGAGACAGAAAGCTCTAGAACTTCAGAATGCGATTAAAAAGCAACTTGAAGAGAAAGATCgacagaaaaaagaagaaaaagaacaaagatTGAGAGAAGAACGATTAGAAGAAGAACGAATcaaacgagaaagagaaagagagaaagaaag aTTCGAAGAAGAACAAAAAAGACTAAAAGAACGAGAAGCGGCTAAATTAAGACAAGCCGAAGCAATGCGTGAAGTTTTAGAAGCAGCAGAACGTTTGgcaaaagaacaaaaaaaatttcgacgtAAAAGCGAAAAAActaatgaagaaaattctattatatcctCTAGAAGTTCTGAATCTAATactttaaatgaaaatcagtttaatgaaaattatctaaatgcaaatcaacaaaatctaactattaataatgatgatgttaaagataaaaaaattaaacaagaaattttaaatgaaaaagaaaataataatttcaataataataataataataataataataataataatgaaatatttaccgataacaatgataataataatatattagaagaattggaacagaataatataaaagctgTTCAAGTTCCTGTCAGTAAAGATGTGGCGATTGTACTAAGTGGTCGACTCGAAGATTCAGAATTACTCAATAAAGCGAATTTGCAATTAGTTAATTTAGTGTTAACTCCAACACCAAGACAactagaaaataattctaacacAAATTTATCTGTAGGCTTGAACAGTCTTATACAGAACATaggaaattcgaattttacttcaaattctttcaaaattccaCCAGTGATCGTAGAAAACAGATTGCTCACACCAAGCAAGTATAGGATTACAAATGGTCGAGATTTTGGTACACAAACAGATGTAGAGAATGATTCTCAAGATTTTCTGGAGAAAATGCAGAACTGCACCATTAAGGATATCTCTGTGAAGGACCATAAGGATGCAACAAATGCTAGTAAAAGGGATATTGAAAA GTCCACTAACATTGATTTGCCAGAAGATATTATCGTGAAAACTTTCCCTCGATCAAAATCTATGCCCAGAAGAACTATTGAATCTAGACCACAATGGAATGCTAatag accAGGAACTCGTTATCGCACGCAGAGTGAAAAAGATCCTCATTATCAACGTCGATTACGAATGAGAAGACGTCAAATCGAATCTAGCGATGAACGCTCTAG ATCACCATCTCctgatagaagaaaatttataaacactaaatcgaaaattcgaacattaaataaatcaaaagtaaaaattgctACCTACGATGCAGATCTTTCGATGGATAGTTTGAATTCTACTATTATACCATTACGAACcgataaaaatggaagaatcattattgaagaaaataaatgtgaacataatgataaaattcgattaaacactcatattaatgatattgaaaatattaaagaattacaaAATGGAAATTCTAATATCTGGTGCGgacaagaaattttatccaaattatctaccttgaaaaat ggCCTTTTAATGAAGCAAATGGAATGGAATTCCGAGAGATGTCTAATCTCTCCCGTTGCATCAGAAATCTATTAA
- the LOC108003182 gene encoding bromodomain-containing protein DDB_G0280777 isoform X1 — MIGRTSLVEQKRIQWAKEREEMARLGGSWGLLKNNVNIRTNIRTYPDGTRMSLMETKDKQSPSKPFRASGHYGSTISLKSLGTESSGNSGTNVKYLDCNGGSLINLHEQTEASQIRHRSPSLPPIYNKDQQQYLCQDQQRDFAIERLHYNSKKPQRLYDRCENSKNNRYGLQAEEREGETSGYASDSVEAPASVKGTFLPDCKPSGTEMAEKMWQNPYQTTPESSLPPSRRLSDGRIGELNRPRWGSVWGQETSRGDPPPPSWLSRLGHSSQVLVINHESASSSDCSTVGSIGSDNKTYLRGQNIPVDTNILQEREAKRQKALELQNAIKKQLEEKDRQKKEEKEQRLREERLEEERIKREREREKERFEEEQKRLKEREAAKLRQAEAMREVLEAAERLAKEQKKFRRKSEKTNEENSIISSRSSESNTLNENQFNENYLNANQQNLTINNDDVKDKKIKQEILNEKENNNFNNNNNNNNNNNNEIFTDNNDNNNILEELEQNNIKAVQVPVSKDVAIVLSGRLEDSELLNKANLQLVNLVLTPTPRQLENNSNTNLSVGLNSLIQNIGNSNFTSNSFKIPPVIVENRLLTPSKYRITNGRDFGTQTDVENDSQDFLEKMQNCTIKDISVKDHKDATNASKRDIEKSTNIDLPEDIIVKTFPRSKSMPRRTIESRPQWNANRPGTRYRTQSEKDPHYQRRLRMRRRQIESSDERSRYLIDFFLIFYIKNFIMNNQFFHRSPSPDRRKFINTKSKIRTLNKSKVKIATYDADLSMDSLNSTIIPLRTDKNGRIIIEENKCEHNDKIRLNTHINDIENIKELQNGNSNIWCGQEILSKLSTLKNGLLMKQMEWNSERCLISPVASEIY, encoded by the exons ATGATTGGGAGAACATCATTAGTGGAACAAAAAAGGATCCAATGGGCGAAAGAGAGAG AAGAAATGGCACGTCTTGGCGGAAGTTGGGGTCttctgaaaaataatgttaatatccGCACCAACATCcg AACCTATCCGGATGGCACAAGAATGTCCTTAATGGAAACGAAAGACAAGCAGTCACCCTCGAAACCTTTCCGTGCTAGTGGACATTACGGAAGTACCATCAGCTTGAAGAGTTTGGGAACTGAAAGTTCCGGAAACAGCGGcacaaatgtaaaatatctGGATTGCAATGGTGGTAGCTTGATAAATTTACACGAGCAAACGGAAGCATCGCAAATCAGGCACAGAAGTCCAAGTTTACCACCAATTTATAACAAGGATCAACAGCAATATCTTTGTCAG GATCAACAACGAGATTTCGCTATAGAAAGATTGCATTACAATTCCAAAAAACCTCAACGACTATACGATCGttgtgaaaattcaaaaaataatcgttatgGTCTGCAAGCTGAAGAACGCGAAGGAGAGACTTCCGGCTATGCCAGTGATTCTGTAGAGGCACCTGCATCAGTGAAAGGAA caTTTTTACCTGATTGCAAGCCATCAGGAACGGAAATGGCCGAAAAGATGTGGCAAAATCCTTATCAAACAACACCTGAGAGTTCATTACCACCATCAAGGAGATTATCTGATGGTAGAATAGGAGAACTTAACAGGCCAAGGTGGGGTAGTGTCTGGGGTCAAGAGACTTCGCGAGGAGATCCACCACCACCTTCTTGGTTGTCAAGATTAGGACATTCGAGTCAA GTTTTAGTTATTAATCACGAGAGTGCAAGCAGTTCAGATTGCTCGACAGTTGGCTCAATTGGATCTGATAATAAAACTTATCTTCGTGGTCAAAATATTCCTGTTGATACTAATATTCTTCAAGAAAGAGAAGCAAAGAGACAGAAAGCTCTAGAACTTCAGAATGCGATTAAAAAGCAACTTGAAGAGAAAGATCgacagaaaaaagaagaaaaagaacaaagatTGAGAGAAGAACGATTAGAAGAAGAACGAATcaaacgagaaagagaaagagagaaagaaag aTTCGAAGAAGAACAAAAAAGACTAAAAGAACGAGAAGCGGCTAAATTAAGACAAGCCGAAGCAATGCGTGAAGTTTTAGAAGCAGCAGAACGTTTGgcaaaagaacaaaaaaaatttcgacgtAAAAGCGAAAAAActaatgaagaaaattctattatatcctCTAGAAGTTCTGAATCTAATactttaaatgaaaatcagtttaatgaaaattatctaaatgcaaatcaacaaaatctaactattaataatgatgatgttaaagataaaaaaattaaacaagaaattttaaatgaaaaagaaaataataatttcaataataataataataataataataataataataatgaaatatttaccgataacaatgataataataatatattagaagaattggaacagaataatataaaagctgTTCAAGTTCCTGTCAGTAAAGATGTGGCGATTGTACTAAGTGGTCGACTCGAAGATTCAGAATTACTCAATAAAGCGAATTTGCAATTAGTTAATTTAGTGTTAACTCCAACACCAAGACAactagaaaataattctaacacAAATTTATCTGTAGGCTTGAACAGTCTTATACAGAACATaggaaattcgaattttacttcaaattctttcaaaattccaCCAGTGATCGTAGAAAACAGATTGCTCACACCAAGCAAGTATAGGATTACAAATGGTCGAGATTTTGGTACACAAACAGATGTAGAGAATGATTCTCAAGATTTTCTGGAGAAAATGCAGAACTGCACCATTAAGGATATCTCTGTGAAGGACCATAAGGATGCAACAAATGCTAGTAAAAGGGATATTGAAAA GTCCACTAACATTGATTTGCCAGAAGATATTATCGTGAAAACTTTCCCTCGATCAAAATCTATGCCCAGAAGAACTATTGAATCTAGACCACAATGGAATGCTAatag accAGGAACTCGTTATCGCACGCAGAGTGAAAAAGATCCTCATTATCAACGTCGATTACGAATGAGAAGACGTCAAATCGAATCTAGCGATGAACGCTCTAGgtatttgattgatttttttctaattttttatattaagaattttataatgaataatcaatTCTTTCATAGATCACCATCTCctgatagaagaaaatttataaacactaaatcgaaaattcgaacattaaataaatcaaaagtaaaaattgctACCTACGATGCAGATCTTTCGATGGATAGTTTGAATTCTACTATTATACCATTACGAACcgataaaaatggaagaatcattattgaagaaaataaatgtgaacataatgataaaattcgattaaacactcatattaatgatattgaaaatattaaagaattacaaAATGGAAATTCTAATATCTGGTGCGgacaagaaattttatccaaattatctaccttgaaaaat ggCCTTTTAATGAAGCAAATGGAATGGAATTCCGAGAGATGTCTAATCTCTCCCGTTGCATCAGAAATCTATTAA
- the LOC108003181 gene encoding uncharacterized protein LOC108003181 produces the protein MAFQLDDLLKEDKKDANLLPDLSKAICNSQEEFRRLLENCPEFKIKPEKVKKEDAKVRDKEFSWKPTKKELKVFGKEWNYGNPIPPDMKDLNLHELQQVAIDWRMLTPIRPKNRQDEEMFSRLVEMGKLEAKTIAKERRSIISPIRRSKNRAGMIESSVKICNECGEEYCLGEFCGDVIYDLYVRINVTVQQPKIKISADTEAIIANMDRKKKRKRKKRIKIKNTRKNSRLLIRNKRMKSMANDLGRKNNKDKLENNENNSKPVKPFKRKCSKYTKKGFRK, from the exons ATGGCCTTCCAATTGGACGATCTTTTAAAGGAAGATAAGAAGGATGCAAATTTATTACCTGATCTAAGTAAAGCAATTTGTAATTCTCAAGAAGAGTTCCGTCGACTTCTGGAGAATTGTcctgaatttaaaattaaaccagAAAag gtaaaaaaagaagatgcaAAAGTGCGTGACAAAGAATTTTCTTGGAAACCAACTAAAAAAGAGTTGAAAGTATTTGGAAAAGAATGGAATTACGGAAATCCAATACCTCCAGATATGAAAGATTTAAATCTTCACGAATTACAACAAGTTGCTATTGATTGGAGAATGTTAACACCTATTAGACCAAAAAATCGACAAGATGAAGAAATGTTCTCTAGATTG gTGGAAATGGGAAAACTGGAAGCAAAAACAATTGCTAAAGAACGACGATCAATTATAAGTCCCATTAGACGTAGTAAAAATCGTGCTGGTATGATTGAGAGTAgcgtaaaaatatgtaatgaatGTGGAGAAGAATATTGCCTTGGTGAATTTTGTGGTGATgtcatatatgatttatatgtaAGAATAAATGTGACGGTTCAACaaccgaaaataaaaatatccgcTGATACTGAAGCAATAATAGCCAATATGGATCGTAAAAAGAAAcgcaagagaaaaaagagaataaaaattaaaaatactagaaAAAATAGTAGACTGTTaattagaaacaaaagaaTGAAATCTATGGCTAATGATttaggaagaaaaaataataaagacaaGCTAGAGAATAATGAGAACAATTCAAAGCCTGTTAAaccatttaaaagaaaatgcagtaaatatactaaaaaaggatttcgaaaataa
- the LOC108003162 gene encoding RNA-binding region-containing protein 3, which translates to MSSKTTQISDTLRILHLPPELSDERRNELFKKYGAVKTQTLRLSKKYTITFAKFQSQEIATEALLRLHQLNVKGQYLTVEFAKKSISIDKTEDNIDNDKLIKEENKKEYINKSNFQAFLQKLNSWTMNQVFTQPPPPNIQYKYSAPTKGTLIRICIQLLKEPAFYTQVLHLMNRMNLPPPFEELESEFPALKEVYNIEKYKDIFLKENLYDKENEDICNEESDEEESEIESNEEDNTKSIEIIPVKRKRRQHIKRLKIPKFINPSKHITSSSSTQKIVKPADMFEPIQRGETKNLKIELKMVDKLLNISNKEENTDFKSHNTPDSGFGLMFPISKNLDTIENSEITENINQKIITSNELANNRISANDQRLLPVFKNYHPGKPSNRLYIKNLAKQVEEKDLHFIYRKYIIPELKAEFEYDVRLMQEGRMKGQAFITLQNVEQAQLALDETNGFILKDKPMVVQFAKIAKN; encoded by the exons atgtcatCAAAGACAACAcag atctcTGATACACTTAGAATTCTTCATTTGCCACCAGAACTTTCTGATGAACGacgtaatgaattatttaaaaaatatggtgCTGTTAAAACACAAACTTTAAGACTATCTAAAAAGTATACTATAacttttgcaaaatttcaatcaCAAGAAATAGCTACAGAAGCATTACTACGTTTGCATCAATTAAATGTCAAAGGTCAATATTTGACAGTTGAATTTgctaaaaaatctatatcaatAGATAAAACAgaagataatattgataatgataaacttattaaagaagaaaataagaaagaatatataaataaatccaattttcaagcatttttacaaaaattaaatagttggACTATGAATCAGGTTTTTACTCAACCACCTCCACCAAATATTCAATACAAATATTCAGCACCAACAAAAGGCACTTTAATAAGAATAtgcatacaattattaaaagaaccAGCATTTTATACACag GTTTTACATCTAATGAATAGAATGAATTTGCCACCTCCTTTTGAAGAATTAGAATCAGAATTTCCAGCACTTAAAgaagtttataatatagaaaaatataaagatatatttttaaaagaaaatttatatgataaagaaaatgaag atATTTGTAATGAGGAATCAGATGAAGAAGAATCTGAAATAGAATCAAACGAAGAAGACAATACAAAATCTATAGAAATTATACCTGTTAAAAGAAAACGTCGGCAACATATAAAACGCttgaaaattccaaaatttattaatcctaGTAAACATATAACATCTTCAAGTTCTACACAAAAGATTGTAAAACCAGCAGATATGTTTGAGCCAATACAACGTGGGGaaacaaaaaatcttaaaattgaactGAAAATGgtagataaattattgaatatatcaaataaagaagaaaatactgATTTTAAAAGTCATAATACTCCAGATAGTGGTTTTGGATTAATGTttccaatttctaaaaatcttgATACTATAGAAAATAGTGAAATcactgaaaatattaatcaaaaaataattacatctaATGAATTagcaaataatagaatttcagCTAATG atcagAGATTGCTtcctgtatttaaaaattatcatcctGGGAAGCCATCAaatcgtttatatataaaaaatcttgcaAAACAAGTTGAAGAAAAAGATctccattttatttatcgaaaatatataatacctgAATTAAAAGCAGAATTTGA atatgatGTGCGACTTATGCAAGAGGGTAGAATGAAAGGTCAAGCATTTATTACATTGCAAAATGTAGAACAAGCACAATTAGCTCTTGATGAAACAAATGGTTTCATTTTAAAGGACAAGCCTATGGTTGTACAGTTTGctaaaatagcaaaaaattaa